The Aedes aegypti strain LVP_AGWG chromosome 3, AaegL5.0 Primary Assembly, whole genome shotgun sequence genome contains a region encoding:
- the LOC5576244 gene encoding tubulin beta-1 chain, which translates to MREIVHIQAGQCGNQIGAKFWEIISDEHGIDATGAYHGDSDLQLERINVYYNEASGGKYVPRAVLVDLEPGTMDSVRSGPFGQIFRPDNFVFGQSGAGNNWAKGHYTEGAELVDSVLDVVRKEAESCDCLQGFQLTHSLGGGTGSGMGTLLISKIREEYPDRIMNTYSVVPSPKVSDTVVEPYNATLSVHQLVENTDETYCIDNEALYDICFRTLKLTTPTYGDLNHLVSLTMSGVTTCLRFPGQLNADLRKLAVNMVPFPRLHFFMPGFAPLTSRGSQQYRALTVPELTQQMFDAKNMMAACDPRHGRYLTVAAVFRGRMSMKEVDEQMLNIQNKNSSYFVEWIPNNVKTAVCDIPPRGLKMSATFIGNSTAIQELFKRISEQFTAMFRRKAFLHWYTGEGMDEMEFTEAESNMNDLVSEYQQYQEATADEDAEFDEEQEAEVDEN; encoded by the coding sequence TTTTGGGAAATCATCTCCGACGAACATGGAATCGACGCCACCGGAGCCTACCATGGTGACTCAGACCTGCAGCTGGAACGCATCAACGTGTACTACAATGAAGCCTCCGGCGGCAAATACGTGCCACGTGCCGTGCTAGTCGATTTGGAACCCGGTACCATGGACTCCGTCCGCTCGGGGCCATTCGGACAGATCTTTCGCCCGGACAACTTCGTCTTCGGACAGTCCGGTGCCGGTAACAACTGGGCCAAGGGACACTACACCGAGGGTGCCGAACTGGTCGATTCAGTGTTGGACGTTGTCCGCAAAGAAGCCGAATCGTGCGACTGCCTGCAAGGATTCCAGCTGACCCACTCGCTCGGAGGTGGTACCGGCTCCGGTATGGGCACACTGTTGATCTCGAAAATCCGCGAAGAATACCCCGACAGAATCATGAACACATACTCAGTTGTCCCCTCGCCAAAAGTATCAGACACCGTCGTAGAACCGTACAACGCCACCCTCTCAGTGCACCAGCTGGTCGAAAACACCGACGAGACGTACTGTATCGACAATGAAGCCCTGTATGATATCTGCTTCCGCACCCTGAAGCTCACAACCCCAACCTACGGTGATCTGAACCATCTCGTGTCACTGACCATGTCCGGAGTTACCACCTGCCTGCGTTTCCCTGGTCAATTGAATGCTGATCTCCGAAAACTGGCTGTCAACATGGTTCCATTCCCACGTCTGCACTTCTTCATGCCTGGATTTGCCCCACTCACCTCCCGCGGATCGCAACAGTACCGTGCCCTCACCGTCCCAGAACTGACCCAACAGATGTTCGATGCCAAGAACATGATGGCCGCCTGCGACCCACGACATGGACGATACCTGACAGTTGCCGCCGTTTTCCGAGGACGCATGTCGATGAAGGAAGTCGATGAACAGATGCTGAACATCCAAAACAAGAACAGCAGCTACTTCGTTGAATGGATCCCCAACAACGTTAAGACCGCCGTCTGTGATATTCCTCCACGAGGACTGAAGATGTCTGCCACCTTCATCGGTAACTCGACCGCCATCCAGGAACTGTTCAAGCGTATCTCCGAACAATTCACTGCTATGTTCCGTCGTAAGGCTTTCTTGCATTGGTACACTGGTGAGGGTATGGATGAGATGGAATTCACTGAAGCCGAAAGCAACATGAACGATCTGGTGTCCGAATATCAGCAATACCAGGAAGCCACCGCCGACGAGGATGCTGAATTCGACGAAGAACAGGAAGCTGAAGTTGACGAA